The Pantoea phytobeneficialis genome has a segment encoding these proteins:
- a CDS encoding LysR family transcriptional regulator, with amino-acid sequence MRLRHIEVFQAIVQTGSISGAARLLNVSQPNVSRVLNHAEQQLGFALFERRAQGMIVTAEGRRLLPEVEELYQRLQSITELTEQLRRGEGQTVRVGAAHAFGQMVLAPALVTWRQQAASVSVELVTEHFSTLCRSILDNQLDFALVFGQQVDADLLAEPLFQSSMVALLPLHHTHNEPVTLEWLCANNLLMMQSQDPLGRVLHRALRDKGLNPGVSLSIKTYSVIADMVLAGGGVGIVDLFTACRYADQLKLLPVAQPLPFEVMLISRRDRPQSQSTLQLKQVIRNKLWEIARQCESRFFTVKL; translated from the coding sequence GTGCGATTGCGACATATTGAGGTGTTTCAGGCGATTGTGCAGACCGGCAGCATCAGCGGTGCGGCGCGCCTGCTTAATGTGTCGCAGCCGAATGTCAGCCGGGTGTTGAACCACGCCGAGCAGCAGCTTGGTTTTGCGCTGTTTGAACGGCGCGCCCAGGGGATGATTGTGACGGCGGAAGGGCGGCGTTTGCTGCCGGAAGTGGAAGAACTGTATCAACGCTTACAGTCCATCACCGAGCTGACGGAGCAACTGCGGCGTGGCGAAGGACAGACGGTGCGCGTTGGTGCGGCGCATGCTTTTGGTCAGATGGTGCTGGCCCCGGCGCTGGTCACCTGGCGACAACAGGCGGCATCGGTCAGCGTGGAGTTGGTCACCGAACATTTCAGCACCCTGTGTCGCAGCATTCTCGATAATCAGCTCGATTTCGCGCTGGTATTTGGTCAGCAGGTGGATGCTGACCTGCTGGCGGAACCTTTGTTTCAATCCTCAATGGTGGCGCTGCTGCCGCTGCATCATACCCACAATGAACCGGTCACCCTTGAATGGCTGTGCGCCAATAACCTGCTGATGATGCAAAGCCAGGACCCGTTGGGCCGTGTGCTGCATCGCGCGCTGCGGGATAAGGGGTTAAATCCGGGGGTGTCGTTGTCGATTAAAACCTACTCGGTGATTGCCGACATGGTGCTGGCGGGCGGCGGCGTGGGGATCGTGGATCTGTTTACCGCCTGTCGTTATGCCGATCAGCTGAAGCTGCTGCCAGTGGCACAGCCGTTGCCGTTTGAGGTGATGCTGATTAGCCGCCGTGACCGGCCTCAGTCGCAATCGACCCTGCAACTGAAACAGGTGATTCGTAATAAGTTGTGGGAGATTGCGCGGCAATGTGAATCACGGTTTTTTACGGTGAAGCTGTAG
- a CDS encoding dipeptidase produces the protein MSDSPNANRIAIPVFDGHNDVLNKLWQHHQPDAVNVFFNGTESGQMDFPRIRHGNMVGGIFATWVPSHPLVARSAPDLSDFPHEIISTARDATFSMLALLLRIEQASQGQVKICRSVRDIRECMSKGVLAVVMHVEGAEALDTHGELLDILYASGLRTLGPLWSRPNQFGDGVPFRYPSSPDIGNGLTAAGKQLVRDCNQRRIMVDLSHMDEKGFWHTAEISDAPLVASHSNAHALSAQSRNLTDRQLAAIAETQGFVGVNFAVPFLREDGDRHAPTTVDAIVRHVEYLLEKVGEDGVGFGSDLDGATMPGDMKDVAGFPLVVDALAARGYSQELLEKICYGNWLRVLEATWGE, from the coding sequence ATGTCTGACTCGCCGAACGCCAACCGGATTGCCATCCCGGTTTTTGATGGTCACAACGATGTCCTCAACAAACTGTGGCAACACCATCAGCCCGATGCCGTGAATGTTTTTTTCAACGGCACTGAATCAGGCCAGATGGACTTTCCCCGCATCCGGCACGGAAATATGGTAGGTGGGATTTTTGCCACCTGGGTGCCATCACACCCGCTAGTTGCAAGAAGTGCGCCAGACCTCTCAGATTTTCCTCATGAAATTATCAGCACTGCGCGCGATGCCACCTTCTCCATGCTGGCGTTATTGCTGCGGATTGAGCAGGCGTCGCAGGGCCAGGTAAAAATCTGCCGCAGCGTGCGTGATATTCGTGAATGCATGAGTAAAGGGGTTCTGGCGGTGGTGATGCATGTTGAAGGGGCGGAAGCGCTGGATACGCATGGCGAGCTGCTGGACATCCTCTACGCCAGCGGGTTACGTACCCTGGGGCCGCTATGGAGCCGTCCGAACCAGTTTGGCGACGGCGTCCCCTTCCGTTATCCCTCCTCGCCTGATATCGGCAATGGTCTGACGGCGGCAGGTAAACAACTGGTGCGTGACTGTAACCAGCGCCGCATCATGGTGGATCTGTCACATATGGATGAAAAAGGTTTCTGGCACACCGCTGAGATCAGCGATGCGCCGCTGGTGGCGAGCCACTCCAATGCGCATGCGCTGAGTGCCCAGTCACGCAATCTCACCGATCGTCAACTGGCAGCGATTGCGGAAACTCAGGGTTTTGTCGGCGTGAACTTTGCGGTGCCGTTCCTGCGTGAAGACGGCGATCGTCACGCGCCCACCACGGTGGACGCCATCGTGCGGCATGTGGAATATCTGCTGGAAAAAGTGGGTGAAGATGGCGTCGGCTTTGGTTCCGATCTGGATGGCGCGACCATGCCGGGCGATATGAAAGACGTGGCCGGTTTCCCGCTGGTGGTGGATGCGCTGGCGGCGCGCGGTTATTCGCAAGAGTTGCTGGAGAAAATTTGCTACGGCAATTGGCTGCGTGTGCTTGAAGCCACCTGGGGCGAATAA
- a CDS encoding transposase, whose translation VVPVEKTSGSSVRGRARMSKTGPADVRAKLYMAAIVAIRWNAPAKALYQRLIAKGKASKAALGAVMRKLVHQCFGVLKTRMKWDENYAATA comes from the coding sequence TGTGGTACCGGTGGAAAAAACGTCCGGGAGCTCAGTCAGGGGGCGTGCGCGGATGTCAAAAACAGGCCCGGCAGACGTAAGGGCGAAACTGTATATGGCGGCGATCGTAGCGATCAGGTGGAATGCCCCGGCGAAGGCGCTGTACCAGAGGCTAATCGCGAAGGGCAAAGCCAGCAAGGCCGCGCTTGGAGCGGTGATGCGCAAGCTGGTTCATCAGTGCTTCGGGGTGCTGAAAACGCGGATGAAGTGGGATGAAAATTACGCAGCTACCGCTTGA
- a CDS encoding ABC transporter ATP-binding protein has translation MIQIDNLRIAFGAHTVVKGVSFAVGNGESFGLVGESGSGKSTILRALAGLNEHWQGSMTFGGQALSAKRSRAFFRQVQMVFQDPFGSLHPRQTIDRILHEPLLVHQLDRAEQRISQALSEVGLPAAVRFRYPHQLSGGQRQRVAIARALIAEPEVLLLDEPTSALDVSVQAEILNLLSDLRSERKLTYIMVTHNLAVVTHLCQRIGVMQHGEMVEQLSADDLRARRIQHPHTAQLFDLSMTLEEPA, from the coding sequence ATGATTCAAATCGATAATCTGCGCATCGCCTTTGGTGCGCACACCGTGGTGAAAGGCGTCAGCTTTGCCGTTGGTAACGGCGAAAGTTTTGGTCTGGTCGGCGAAAGCGGTTCCGGCAAATCCACCATCCTGCGGGCGCTGGCGGGCCTGAATGAACACTGGCAAGGCAGCATGACCTTCGGTGGTCAGGCGCTGAGTGCCAAACGCAGCCGGGCCTTTTTTCGTCAGGTGCAAATGGTGTTTCAGGACCCGTTCGGTTCGCTGCATCCACGCCAGACCATTGACCGTATCCTGCACGAACCGTTGCTGGTACATCAGCTCGATCGCGCCGAGCAACGCATCAGCCAGGCTCTGAGCGAAGTGGGCCTGCCTGCGGCGGTGCGGTTCCGTTATCCCCACCAGCTCTCCGGTGGGCAGCGTCAGCGTGTGGCGATTGCCCGCGCGTTGATTGCCGAGCCGGAAGTGCTGCTGCTGGATGAACCGACCTCCGCACTTGATGTGTCGGTGCAGGCGGAAATCCTTAATTTACTTAGTGATCTTCGCAGCGAACGCAAACTGACCTACATTATGGTGACACACAACCTCGCGGTGGTGACGCACCTGTGTCAGCGCATTGGCGTGATGCAACATGGCGAGATGGTGGAGCAACTAAGCGCCGATGACCTGCGCGCCCGCCGCATCCAGCATCCGCACACCGCGCAACTTTTTGATCTCAGCATGACGCTGGAGGAACCGGCATGA
- a CDS encoding serine hydrolase domain-containing protein, with protein sequence MTAHWQQAADVANSIVQSWQQPGAPGGAIVLFDAHHIHSTHCAGLADLAQQTPFTADSVVRFASITKHLFAALVTGPGRRYLRLEDTLAQHLPQLTGANGSVTVGQALDMSSGLPDVRETLSLLGLSVYNATTAADLLAFVAREGDLSYPPGSEISYTNTGYRLVEEALKAKGVLFNELLQQYVCEPLDINLFAPESWFDIVPGLVPGYWNNGQQWQLSSAGLHLSASGSVTGSLHDLTRWLQTLLADTGPGAGVLQRLSAPRNLNDGRTSGYGLGITSSTLGSQTLFGHGGSHAGYKSYFLLHPELKIGVALVANREDITTSESALRILAAALGRTLPEKGHDLTPGLYVAPDAADWLEINGVTATWLGAGETLWRDERHGDAVSLSSTFPMQLRHDGAAIVGEIGHAARRFVPVQPDSASLDNLQGRWFAPQWRSEMVIEGDALTMGIGPAAIRATLQSLGGDRVLATALDGPWEKRFVLARSGDSVRLLLNRSRVVTFTR encoded by the coding sequence ATGACAGCCCACTGGCAACAGGCCGCAGATGTTGCAAACTCAATTGTGCAAAGCTGGCAACAACCCGGCGCACCCGGCGGGGCCATCGTGCTGTTCGATGCTCACCATATTCACTCTACCCACTGTGCCGGTTTGGCCGATCTGGCCCAACAAACGCCGTTCACCGCCGACAGCGTGGTGCGCTTTGCCTCCATCACCAAACATCTGTTTGCCGCACTGGTGACCGGGCCAGGCCGCCGCTATCTGCGACTGGAAGACACCCTGGCCCAGCATCTGCCGCAATTGACCGGCGCTAATGGTTCAGTAACCGTCGGCCAGGCGCTGGATATGAGCAGCGGTTTGCCGGATGTGCGTGAAACCCTGTCGCTGCTCGGTTTGTCGGTCTACAACGCCACCACCGCCGCCGACCTGTTGGCTTTCGTGGCGCGCGAAGGCGATCTCAGTTATCCGCCCGGTAGCGAGATTTCCTACACCAACACCGGTTATCGTCTGGTGGAAGAAGCGCTGAAAGCCAAAGGCGTGTTGTTCAACGAACTGTTGCAGCAATACGTCTGCGAACCGTTGGATATCAACCTGTTCGCCCCGGAAAGCTGGTTTGATATCGTCCCCGGCCTGGTGCCGGGTTACTGGAATAATGGGCAGCAGTGGCAGCTTTCCAGCGCCGGTCTGCATCTGTCGGCATCCGGCAGCGTGACCGGCAGCCTGCATGATTTGACGCGCTGGCTGCAAACGCTGTTGGCAGACACCGGTCCCGGTGCAGGCGTGCTGCAACGGCTGAGTGCGCCGCGCAATCTCAACGATGGACGCACCAGCGGTTATGGCCTTGGCATCACCAGCTCGACGCTCGGTAGCCAGACGCTGTTTGGTCATGGCGGTTCCCATGCCGGTTATAAAAGTTACTTCCTGCTGCACCCGGAACTGAAGATTGGGGTAGCTCTGGTCGCCAACCGCGAAGATATCACCACCTCCGAAAGCGCACTGCGTATCCTGGCGGCGGCATTGGGCCGCACGTTGCCGGAGAAGGGGCACGATCTGACACCCGGTTTGTATGTGGCACCGGATGCCGCCGACTGGCTGGAGATTAACGGCGTTACCGCCACCTGGCTCGGTGCCGGTGAAACCCTGTGGCGCGACGAGCGTCACGGCGACGCCGTCTCCCTTTCCAGTACCTTCCCCATGCAGTTACGCCACGACGGTGCGGCGATTGTTGGTGAAATCGGCCATGCCGCGCGCCGTTTTGTGCCGGTGCAGCCCGATAGCGCCAGCCTCGATAACCTGCAAGGACGCTGGTTTGCGCCGCAGTGGCGCAGTGAAATGGTGATTGAAGGGGATGCGCTGACGATGGGCATCGGCCCGGCGGCGATTCGTGCCACGCTGCAATCGCTGGGCGGCGATCGCGTGCTGGCTACCGCGCTGGATGGTCCGTGGGAAAAACGTTTTGTGTTGGCGCGCAGCGGCGATAGCGTGCGGCTGCTGCTGAACCGCAGCCGTGTGGTGACGTTTACGCGCTAA
- a CDS encoding ABC transporter ATP-binding protein: MLVEIENLRIAFRNRAETFEAVRGVSFSVGREKFAIVGESGSGKSLTARSLMQLLPGNAEVTADVLRFDGIDLRGASEKVLRQIRGKRVGFILQDPKYSLNPVMTIGQQIAEAWREHKGGSRKAAMQAAIELLEQVKIRDPETVAKRYPHEVSGGMGQRVMIAMMLAPDPELLIADEPTSALDATVQAEILKLIDDLVSARGMGLILISHDLPLVSHFCDRVAVMYAGRIVELLEAGQLQQAQHPYTRGLLACLPSLRHPRERLPVLQRDAAWRD; the protein is encoded by the coding sequence ATGTTGGTGGAAATTGAAAATCTGCGCATTGCCTTCCGCAATCGTGCTGAGACTTTTGAAGCAGTGCGTGGCGTCAGCTTTAGCGTTGGCCGCGAGAAGTTCGCCATTGTTGGCGAGAGCGGCTCCGGCAAATCGCTGACAGCGCGCAGCCTGATGCAATTGCTGCCGGGCAATGCCGAAGTCACGGCAGATGTGCTGCGTTTTGATGGTATCGATCTGCGCGGCGCCAGCGAAAAAGTGCTGCGCCAGATTCGCGGCAAACGCGTTGGTTTTATTTTGCAGGACCCGAAATATTCGCTGAATCCGGTGATGACCATCGGCCAGCAGATTGCCGAAGCCTGGCGCGAGCACAAAGGCGGCAGCAGAAAAGCGGCGATGCAGGCGGCGATTGAGTTGCTGGAACAGGTCAAAATCCGCGATCCCGAGACGGTGGCAAAACGCTATCCGCATGAAGTTTCTGGCGGCATGGGCCAGCGCGTGATGATCGCCATGATGCTGGCACCGGACCCGGAGCTGCTGATTGCTGACGAACCCACCAGCGCGCTGGATGCCACGGTGCAGGCCGAGATCCTGAAACTGATTGACGATCTGGTTTCTGCGCGCGGCATGGGGTTGATCCTGATCAGCCACGATCTGCCGCTGGTGTCGCATTTCTGCGATCGCGTGGCGGTGATGTACGCCGGACGGATCGTCGAATTGCTGGAAGCCGGGCAGCTACAACAGGCGCAGCATCCTTATACCCGCGGATTGCTGGCCTGCCTGCCATCGTTGCGCCATCCGCGCGAGCGGTTGCCGGTGTTGCAGCGCGATGCGGCGTGGCGGGATTAA
- a CDS encoding M55 family metallopeptidase: MKIFISADIEGIAGVMRPEQCSPGHAEYQLARELMEQEVNAAIDGAFAGGATEVVVADSHAQMTNLRAENIDARARLVQGKPRGLSMVEGLEQQPFDGLFFIGYHSAAGEPGVLAHTINGRAFWRIHINGKVMGESDIYAAAAAEQGTPLWLVSGDDQLKGWMGEHYPSVDYVCVKRAISHTCAESISPQAAQNAIRAAATAAVQRASQVSTTRLSAPYEMQLQASKPVLADLFSLIPGVTRIDAVTVGYRAEQMGTLISLLSAFSYLASTQN, encoded by the coding sequence ATGAAAATCTTTATCTCCGCCGATATCGAAGGCATCGCGGGCGTGATGCGCCCGGAACAATGTTCACCCGGCCATGCGGAATATCAGCTGGCGCGTGAATTGATGGAACAGGAAGTCAACGCCGCCATTGACGGGGCATTTGCCGGTGGTGCCACCGAGGTGGTAGTGGCTGACAGCCACGCGCAAATGACCAACCTGCGCGCAGAAAATATCGATGCGCGTGCCCGGCTGGTGCAGGGCAAACCTCGCGGTTTGTCGATGGTCGAAGGGCTGGAGCAGCAACCGTTCGATGGCCTGTTTTTTATCGGTTATCACAGCGCGGCAGGAGAGCCGGGCGTGCTGGCGCACACCATTAACGGTCGCGCGTTCTGGCGCATCCATATCAACGGCAAAGTGATGGGCGAGAGCGATATCTATGCCGCTGCGGCTGCCGAACAGGGCACACCGCTGTGGCTGGTGAGCGGCGACGATCAGCTCAAGGGTTGGATGGGCGAGCATTATCCATCGGTGGACTACGTCTGCGTAAAACGCGCGATTTCCCATACCTGCGCAGAATCCATCAGCCCGCAGGCGGCGCAAAACGCCATTCGCGCGGCGGCGACGGCGGCAGTGCAGCGTGCCAGTCAGGTCAGCACCACCCGCCTCAGCGCCCCTTATGAGATGCAGCTCCAGGCGAGCAAACCGGTGCTGGCCGATCTGTTCAGCCTGATCCCCGGTGTAACACGTATTGATGCGGTAACGGTGGGCTATCGTGCCGAGCAGATGGGGACACTGATCAGCCTGCTGAGTGCCTTCTCATATCTGGCGAGTACGCAAAATTAA
- a CDS encoding fumarylacetoacetate hydrolase family protein: MQLCSFYLIDQATKSYGIVQEQGVVDLGKRLGAECPDLKTLLQRGAQSDLAAFHALPADYPFSAIRFLPVIENPGKVFCVGMNYADKRKEFAETLEAPTLFVRFADSLAAHEQPLLKPVTTQEFDYEGELAVIIGKPTYQVKADEALAHVAGYSCFMDATVRDMQFTWFTAGKNWPQTGGFGPWMTTADEIPDPQQLAIKTWLNQREVQNDTTASMVHPVAKIIEYISAFSPLAAGDVIITGSPGGVGKKRTPPLFMFPGDEIEVEIEKIGRLRHPIA, from the coding sequence ATGCAGCTTTGCAGTTTTTATCTTATTGACCAGGCAACAAAAAGTTATGGAATCGTGCAGGAACAGGGTGTGGTGGATCTCGGCAAACGCCTCGGTGCCGAATGTCCCGACCTGAAAACCCTGCTGCAACGTGGTGCGCAGAGCGACCTGGCAGCGTTCCACGCGCTGCCTGCCGATTACCCCTTCAGTGCTATCCGTTTTCTGCCGGTGATTGAGAATCCGGGTAAGGTGTTTTGCGTTGGGATGAATTACGCCGACAAACGCAAAGAGTTTGCTGAAACGCTTGAAGCGCCGACCTTATTTGTGCGCTTTGCTGATTCGTTGGCGGCTCATGAGCAGCCGCTGCTGAAACCGGTCACTACCCAGGAGTTCGACTATGAAGGCGAGCTGGCGGTGATCATCGGCAAACCGACGTATCAGGTCAAAGCGGATGAAGCGTTGGCCCACGTCGCCGGTTACAGCTGCTTTATGGATGCCACCGTGCGTGACATGCAGTTCACCTGGTTCACTGCCGGGAAAAACTGGCCGCAAACCGGGGGTTTTGGCCCGTGGATGACCACCGCGGATGAGATCCCCGATCCACAGCAGTTGGCGATTAAAACCTGGCTGAATCAGCGTGAAGTACAGAACGACACCACCGCCAGCATGGTGCATCCGGTAGCGAAGATCATCGAATACATCTCGGCATTCAGCCCGCTGGCGGCAGGGGATGTGATCATCACCGGTTCACCAGGCGGCGTGGGTAAGAAGCGCACGCCACCGCTGTTTATGTTCCCCGGCGATGAGATTGAAGTGGAGATCGAAAAAATCGGACGCCTGCGTCACCCTATTGCGTGA
- a CDS encoding ABC transporter permease, protein MPLLKKIVSTLSSLVLTLFGLSVLTFFIGRVMPTDPVLAAVGDNAPQSVVERVRAEMGLDQPLYIQFGHYLNQLLHGDLGKSILTSNPVTTDIARFFPATMELATAAIIIAALIGIPLGVWAAVRQSTWVDQTIRVVCLAGHSLPVFVLALLSLLVFYAVLGIAPGPGRQDIIWQDMVPQVTGFLTIDSLLAGEYDAFRDALAHMAQPVLILAYFSMAYITRMTRTFMLNALSGEFVITARAKGLSAARVIWRHAFPTVAVQLVTVLALTYAGLLEGAVVTENVFAWPGLGQYLTTSLMNADMNPVVGATLLVGTVYVLLNQLADLLYRLWDPRVK, encoded by the coding sequence ATGCCGTTACTGAAGAAAATCGTCAGCACCCTGAGCAGCCTGGTGCTGACGCTGTTTGGCCTGTCGGTTTTGACCTTTTTCATTGGCCGCGTGATGCCCACCGATCCGGTGCTGGCAGCGGTCGGTGATAACGCGCCTCAGTCCGTTGTGGAGCGCGTACGTGCGGAGATGGGGCTGGATCAGCCCCTTTACATCCAGTTTGGTCATTACCTCAATCAGCTGTTACATGGCGATCTCGGCAAATCGATTCTGACCTCCAATCCGGTCACCACCGATATCGCACGTTTCTTCCCTGCCACTATGGAGCTGGCAACGGCGGCGATTATTATCGCCGCGTTGATCGGTATCCCGCTGGGCGTGTGGGCGGCGGTGCGGCAAAGCACCTGGGTGGATCAAACCATCCGCGTAGTGTGCCTCGCCGGCCACTCGCTGCCGGTGTTCGTGCTGGCGTTACTCAGTTTGCTGGTGTTCTACGCGGTGCTGGGTATCGCGCCAGGACCGGGACGTCAGGACATCATCTGGCAGGATATGGTGCCGCAGGTCACCGGTTTCCTCACCATCGACTCGCTGCTGGCAGGTGAATATGACGCTTTCCGCGATGCGCTGGCGCATATGGCGCAACCGGTGTTGATCCTCGCTTATTTCAGCATGGCCTACATCACGCGTATGACGCGTACCTTTATGCTCAACGCCCTGAGCGGCGAGTTCGTGATTACGGCACGCGCCAAGGGCTTATCTGCGGCTCGGGTGATCTGGCGTCACGCCTTCCCCACCGTGGCGGTGCAACTGGTGACGGTGCTGGCGCTGACCTATGCCGGACTGCTGGAAGGCGCGGTGGTAACGGAAAACGTCTTTGCCTGGCCGGGCCTCGGGCAGTATCTCACCACCTCGCTGATGAATGCCGACATGAACCCGGTGGTGGGCGCAACCTTGCTGGTCGGCACCGTGTATGTGCTGCTAAACCAGTTGGCTGACCTTCTCTATCGACTTTGGGACCCGCGCGTAAAATGA
- a CDS encoding ABC transporter permease, whose product MIFFSRDWLLDDTPANRRQAVWGRRYRLWLSLRSNPLAMAGLLVIFLMLLLALFAPLLTPFDPGAQHLDNRLALPSWAHWLGTDELGRDVWTRIIYGGRTTLGMVIAVVLLTAPLGLLIGCIAGYAGGFVDKALMRLTDIFLAFPRLILALAFVAALKPGVESAVLAIALTAWPPYARLARAETLQFRNSDFIAASRLTGAAPLRIILRHIMPLCVPSLIVRVTLDMSSIIITAASLGFLGMGAQPPSPEWGTMIATARRFLFSEWWVPLMPCIAIFLTSLAFNFLGDGLRDVLDPKER is encoded by the coding sequence ATGATCTTTTTCTCTCGTGACTGGCTACTTGATGACACGCCAGCTAACCGCCGTCAGGCGGTGTGGGGCCGTCGCTATCGTCTGTGGCTCAGCCTGCGCAGTAACCCGCTGGCGATGGCGGGGCTGCTGGTCATTTTCCTGATGTTGCTGCTGGCGCTGTTTGCCCCGCTGCTGACACCGTTCGATCCTGGCGCGCAGCATCTGGATAACCGCCTTGCGTTACCGTCCTGGGCACACTGGCTCGGCACCGATGAACTGGGGCGCGATGTCTGGACGCGCATCATTTATGGCGGGCGCACCACGCTTGGCATGGTGATCGCCGTGGTGTTGCTGACCGCCCCGCTCGGCCTGTTAATTGGCTGTATCGCCGGGTATGCCGGTGGATTTGTCGACAAGGCGCTGATGCGTCTGACCGATATCTTCCTCGCCTTCCCGCGCCTGATTCTCGCGCTGGCATTTGTCGCCGCACTGAAACCGGGTGTCGAAAGTGCGGTGCTGGCCATCGCCCTCACCGCGTGGCCGCCCTATGCGCGCCTGGCGCGTGCGGAGACGTTGCAGTTCCGCAACAGCGATTTTATCGCAGCCAGTCGTCTGACCGGGGCAGCGCCATTACGCATTATTCTGCGCCATATCATGCCGTTGTGCGTGCCAAGCCTGATTGTGCGCGTCACCCTCGACATGAGTTCGATCATCATCACCGCTGCCAGCCTTGGCTTTCTCGGTATGGGGGCACAGCCACCTTCACCGGAATGGGGCACGATGATCGCGACCGCGCGCCGTTTCCTGTTCAGCGAATGGTGGGTGCCGCTGATGCCGTGTATCGCTATTTTTCTGACGTCGCTGGCGTTCAACTTTCTTGGCGACGGTCTGCGCGACGTGCTGGACCCGAAGGAGCGCTAA
- a CDS encoding ABC transporter substrate-binding protein → MVTRRRFLAGCTAVPFLSYLSLNSAFAATPPSMLVMAMQLDNMTSLDPHESFEAIGGQICGNLYQKLVMPDPQQADKVIGALAKSWEVNADNSVYTFHIDPAAKFADGTPVTAEDAAFSIERIVKLDKSPAFIINQFGFTKDNVTQLVTAKDTHTLEMKLGAPAAESFLLYCLSATVGSIVSKKACLANQQNNDFGNAWLKQHSAGSGAFTLRTWKASETVILELSPQFANQSKIKRVILKHIADPAAQALMLKKGDVDAAYDLTTEQLLQVKNDPAVNLVNQSLSSVMLMSCNTNNEYLKKPQIWQALKWALDYDSIQKNILSMSFTTHQSFLPSGFPAALDDNPFHKDVAKAKALLAEAGYPDGFEITLDHYSMQPYPDIAQAIQTQLGAIGIKVSLIAAENRQVLTKMRARQHQLALTVWGADYFDPNSNTEAFCVNTDNSDNARNRTLAWRCSWSDDEFNKLTEQALHEADPAKRIALYHQIQQLGREKSPFIYMMQKTKNVAVGKNISDVHMTVLEQWPYEQVKKA, encoded by the coding sequence ATGGTAACCAGAAGACGTTTTCTTGCAGGATGCACCGCAGTGCCCTTCCTTTCGTATCTCAGCCTCAATTCTGCCTTTGCTGCCACGCCCCCCAGCATGCTGGTGATGGCGATGCAGCTGGATAACATGACCAGCCTCGACCCGCATGAAAGCTTTGAAGCTATCGGCGGCCAGATCTGCGGCAACCTGTATCAGAAGCTGGTCATGCCGGACCCTCAGCAGGCCGACAAAGTGATTGGCGCGCTGGCAAAAAGCTGGGAAGTGAACGCCGACAACAGCGTTTATACCTTTCACATCGATCCGGCGGCTAAATTCGCCGACGGCACGCCCGTTACTGCCGAAGATGCAGCGTTCTCCATCGAACGTATCGTGAAACTGGATAAAAGCCCGGCGTTTATCATTAACCAATTTGGCTTTACCAAAGATAACGTCACCCAGTTGGTGACAGCGAAAGACACCCATACGCTGGAGATGAAACTGGGCGCACCGGCCGCTGAAAGCTTCCTGTTGTATTGCCTGTCAGCCACCGTCGGCAGCATCGTATCGAAGAAAGCGTGCCTGGCGAACCAGCAGAACAACGACTTCGGTAACGCCTGGCTGAAACAGCACAGCGCCGGTTCCGGTGCCTTTACCCTGCGCACCTGGAAAGCCAGCGAAACCGTTATTCTGGAACTCAGCCCGCAATTTGCCAACCAAAGCAAAATTAAACGCGTGATCCTGAAGCATATTGCCGACCCGGCGGCCCAGGCACTGATGCTGAAAAAAGGCGATGTCGATGCCGCTTATGACCTGACCACCGAACAACTGTTGCAGGTAAAAAACGATCCTGCGGTCAATCTGGTCAATCAGTCCCTCTCGTCCGTGATGTTGATGTCGTGCAACACCAATAACGAATACCTGAAAAAACCGCAGATATGGCAGGCCCTGAAATGGGCGCTGGATTACGACAGCATCCAGAAAAACATTCTGTCGATGAGCTTCACCACCCATCAGAGTTTCCTGCCGAGTGGTTTCCCGGCAGCGCTGGACGACAACCCATTCCATAAAGATGTCGCCAAAGCCAAAGCGTTGCTGGCGGAAGCGGGTTATCCGGACGGGTTTGAAATCACCCTCGACCACTACTCGATGCAGCCCTACCCGGATATCGCCCAGGCGATTCAGACCCAACTGGGCGCGATTGGCATCAAAGTGTCGCTGATTGCGGCGGAAAACCGTCAGGTACTGACCAAAATGCGCGCCCGTCAGCATCAACTGGCGCTGACCGTATGGGGTGCGGATTACTTCGACCCGAACTCCAATACCGAAGCCTTCTGCGTTAACACCGACAACAGCGACAACGCGCGCAACCGCACGCTGGCCTGGCGTTGTAGCTGGTCTGATGATGAGTTCAACAAGCTGACCGAGCAGGCGCTGCACGAAGCCGATCCGGCCAAACGTATTGCGTTGTATCACCAGATTCAGCAGTTGGGTCGCGAGAAGAGTCCGTTTATCTACATGATGCAGAAAACCAAAAACGTCGCCGTCGGCAAAAATATCAGCGATGTCCATATGACGGTGCTGGAACAATGGCCGTATGAGCAGGTGAAAAAAGCCTGA